From one Phragmitibacter flavus genomic stretch:
- a CDS encoding PQQ-dependent sugar dehydrogenase translates to MKTYRRTPGRSSATMAGLLAVLTITTVSAEVLTGRAAFGDWTSDAPGVRRKITVEDLPKPHEVPSSKNRPKMVDRPEDAWPKVPAGFKVELYAEKLKEPRVIVTAPNGDIFVAESKSDRVSVLRDEDGDGKPELNQVFATDLKQPFGIAFYPLGDDPKFIYIANTNEVVRFPYKNGQLKVEGKPEVITELSSGGQLTGGGHWTRDIVFSKDGTKLFISIGSKSNVDDNEEEADRARIFECDPDGKNKRVYAWGVRNPVGLAIHPETGDLWTSVNERDELGDNLPPDYVTKVKDGGFYGWPWFYIGGNEDPSHVGKKAELKDQVIVPDVLLQSHTASLCMTFYDGAMFPAEYKNHAFAAQHGSWNRERRTGYKLIRIPVDGGNATGEYEDFMTGFVTADGDVWGRPVGVTVAKDGSMLVSDDGANCIWRITYEGNK, encoded by the coding sequence ATGAAAACCTATCGTCGCACACCAGGAAGAAGTTCAGCAACCATGGCCGGACTGTTGGCCGTGTTAACCATAACAACCGTATCGGCTGAAGTGCTGACGGGACGTGCGGCCTTTGGAGACTGGACCTCTGATGCCCCGGGGGTGCGGCGCAAGATCACGGTCGAGGATTTGCCCAAGCCCCATGAGGTGCCTTCGAGCAAGAATCGTCCGAAAATGGTGGACCGGCCTGAAGACGCATGGCCCAAAGTTCCAGCCGGATTCAAGGTGGAACTATATGCAGAGAAATTGAAGGAGCCGCGGGTGATCGTGACGGCACCGAACGGAGACATCTTTGTGGCGGAGAGCAAGTCGGACAGGGTGAGTGTGCTGCGGGATGAAGATGGTGATGGCAAGCCGGAGTTGAACCAGGTTTTTGCAACGGACTTGAAACAGCCATTTGGCATTGCATTTTATCCTCTGGGAGACGATCCAAAATTCATCTACATCGCCAACACCAACGAGGTGGTGAGGTTTCCTTATAAAAACGGCCAGCTGAAAGTGGAGGGGAAACCGGAAGTGATCACGGAGTTGTCGAGCGGGGGCCAGTTGACGGGAGGAGGGCACTGGACCCGGGACATTGTTTTTTCCAAGGATGGCACGAAGTTGTTCATTTCGATCGGTTCGAAGTCAAACGTGGATGACAACGAGGAGGAGGCTGATCGGGCACGAATTTTTGAATGTGATCCAGATGGAAAAAACAAGCGGGTCTATGCGTGGGGCGTCAGGAATCCAGTGGGGCTGGCGATTCATCCAGAGACGGGTGATTTGTGGACCTCGGTGAACGAGCGCGATGAGTTGGGGGACAATCTGCCGCCGGACTATGTGACGAAGGTGAAGGATGGCGGGTTTTATGGGTGGCCGTGGTTTTACATCGGGGGAAATGAAGATCCTTCGCATGTTGGCAAGAAGGCGGAGTTGAAGGATCAGGTGATTGTGCCGGATGTATTGTTGCAGTCACACACGGCGTCTTTGTGCATGACGTTTTATGATGGAGCGATGTTCCCGGCCGAGTATAAAAATCATGCGTTTGCGGCGCAGCATGGTTCGTGGAACCGGGAACGGCGGACCGGTTACAAGTTGATTCGCATTCCGGTGGACGGTGGTAATGCAACGGGGGAATATGAGGATTTTATGACGGGATTTGTGACAGCCGATGGCGATGTGTGGGGAAGGCCGGTGGGAGTAACGGTTGCCAAGGATGGCTCAATGTTGGTAAGTGATGATGGAGCCAATTGCATTTGGCGGATCACTTACGAAGGTAACAAGTAA